The nucleotide window TCTTTCCATGCGTGATTAACTTTGCAACCATGGAATCATAGTAAGGAGGGATGACGTACCCAGGATACACGGCTGAGTCAATACGTACACCATATCCTCCCGGCGGAAGGTACATTTGCACTTTTCCTGCAGATGGCATAAAGTTTTTAGCTGGATTCTCCGCATTAATTCGACATTCAATCGCCCATCCTTGGAATTGGACATCTTGCTGTGTCAAAGATAATGGTTCTCCGGCTGCCACACGTAATTGCTCCTTTATTAAGTCAACGCCGGTCACCATTTCAGTAACAGGATGCTCTACTTGAATTCTTGTATTCATTTCCATGAAATAAAATCTCTTTAGCTTATGCTCGTAGATAAACTCAACTGTTCCAGCACCGCGGTAATTTACTGCTTGTGCTGCTTTAACCGCAGCTTCACCCATTTGGGCGCGAATCTCTGCATCAAGAGCAGGAGATGGTGTTTCTTCAAGCAATTTTTGCAGGCGTCGCTGAATCGTACAATCGCGTTCTCCCAAGTGAATGATATTTCCATGCGCATCAGCTATCACCTGGATTTCAACGTGACGGAAATCCTCTATGTACTTCTCGATGTACACGCCAGGGTTTCCAAAGGCTGTGCTTGCTTCCTGCTGTGTAATCTGGATACCTTTTACAAGCTCTTGCTCGGTTCGTGCTACGCGAATTCCTTTTCCGCCACCGCCGGCCGTTGCCTTAATAATAACAGGATAGCCCATTTTTGATGCAAGTTCAACTGCAGACTCTATGCTTTTGATGATGCCTTTAGATCCAGGGACAATTGGAACACCCGCCTGCTCCATTGTGTCGCGCGCTACATCCTTTGTTCCCATTTTAGATATAGCCTCTGGGCTTGGACCAATAAAAATTAAATTGCATTCTTCACATAACTCAGCAAAATCAGCGTTTTCAGCCAAGAAGCCGTAACCGGGATGAATGGCATCACACCCTGTTAATTTTGCTACACTAATGATATTTGTAAAGTTTAAATAGCTTTCTTTAGATGCTGTGGGTCCTACACAATACGCCTCATCTGCAAGCTGTACATGAAGTGCTTCACGGTCAGCTTCAGAATAGATGGCAACTGTCTCAATACCTAATTCTTTACAAGCGCGAATAATGCGTACAGCAATCTCACCTCGGTTTGCT belongs to Ectobacillus sp. JY-23 and includes:
- the accC gene encoding acetyl-CoA carboxylase biotin carboxylase subunit; this translates as MIKKVLIANRGEIAVRIIRACKELGIETVAIYSEADREALHVQLADEAYCVGPTASKESYLNFTNIISVAKLTGCDAIHPGYGFLAENADFAELCEECNLIFIGPSPEAISKMGTKDVARDTMEQAGVPIVPGSKGIIKSIESAVELASKMGYPVIIKATAGGGGKGIRVARTEQELVKGIQITQQEASTAFGNPGVYIEKYIEDFRHVEIQVIADAHGNIIHLGERDCTIQRRLQKLLEETPSPALDAEIRAQMGEAAVKAAQAVNYRGAGTVEFIYEHKLKRFYFMEMNTRIQVEHPVTEMVTGVDLIKEQLRVAAGEPLSLTQQDVQFQGWAIECRINAENPAKNFMPSAGKVQMYLPPGGYGVRIDSAVYPGYVIPPYYDSMVAKLITHGKTREEAIAKMKRALSEFVIEGVHTTIPFHLQLLEHPAFVEGDFNTKFLEEHEIIMR